From the genome of Papaver somniferum cultivar HN1 chromosome 2, ASM357369v1, whole genome shotgun sequence, one region includes:
- the LOC113348167 gene encoding NADP-dependent malic enzyme-like yields MISLNGSSLLSNTGISTSFSQSRRNVPSSPSIVMVAQSNNNPNRKEKKIGAVSSNGSTTSAAVNEIKEIDCKSTIASGGVQDFYGEDQATEDQLVTPWTTSVASGYSLLRDPHHNKGLAFSEKERDAHYLRGLLPPTVVSQDIQVKKMMHNMRQYKVPLQRYMAMMDLQNMNERLFYKVLINNVEELLPVVYTPTVGEACQKYGSIFRRPQGLYISLKEKGKILEVLKNWPEKNIQVIVVTDGERILGLGDLGCQGMGIPVGKLALYTALGGIRPSASLPVTIDVGTNNEALLKDDFYIGLRQKRATGQEYSELLDEFMSAVKQVYGEKVLIQFEDFANHNAFELLAKYRKTHLVFNDDIQGTASVVLAGIVSALKLVGGTLAEHTFLFLGAGEAGTGIAELIALEMSKQTKAPIEETRKKIWLVDSKGLIVKSRKESLQHFKEPWAHDHEPIRNLLDAVKSIKPTVLIGSSGVGQTFTKEVVEAMSSFNEKPVILALSNPTSQSECTAEQAYSWSNGRAIFASGSPFDPVEFNDRVFVSGQANNAYIFPGFGLGLIMSGAIRVHDDMLLAASEALAAEVSQENYDNGLIYPPFSDIRKISAQIAAKVAAKAYELGLATRLPQPLNLVQYAESCMYSPDYRSYR; encoded by the exons ATGATCTCATTAAATGGAAGCAGTCTTTTG AGCAACACTGGTATTAGTACTAGTTTCTCTCAATCAAGAAGAAATGTTCCTTCTTCACCTTCAATAGTAATGGTGGCTCAATCTAACAATAATCCAAatcgaaaagagaaaaaaattgggGCCGTATCAAGTAATGGTAGTACTACTTCTGCTGCTGTTAATGAAATCAAAGAAATAGATTGCAAATCTACTATTGCTTCTGGTGGTGTTCAAGATTTTTATGGTGAAGATCAAGCTACTGAAGATCAACTTGTTACCCCTTGGACTACTTCTGTTGCTAG TGGGTACTCGTTGTTGAGGGATCCACACCACAACAAAGGGCTAGCTTTCTCTGAGAAGGAGAGAGATGCTCATTACTTACGTGGTCTTCTACCACCAACTGTTGTGTCTCAAGATATTCAG GTGAAGAAAATGATGCACAATATGCGTCAATATAAAGTTCCATTGCAACGATACATGGCCATGATGGATCTTCAG AACATGAACGAAAGGCTTTTCTACAAAGTGCTTATTAACAATGTGGAGGAATTACTACCTGTTGTTTACACCCCAACTGTTGGTGAGGCTTGTCAGAAATACGGAAGCATATTTAGACGCCCTCAGGGTCTTTATATCAGTTTAAAAGAGAA GGGTAAGATTCTTGAGGTGCTCAAGAACTGGCCAGAGAAGAACATCCAAGTCATTGTCGTCACTGATGGTGAACGAATTTTGGGTCTTGGAGACCTTGGTTGCCAG GGAATGGGAATACCTGTTGGGAAACTTGCTCTCTATACTGCACTAGGAGGAATTCGACCCTCTGCA tccttgcctgtcaccatcgaTGTGGGAACTAACAATGAGGCACTGTTGAAGGACGATTTCTACATTGGACTCAGGCAAAAGAGAGCAACTGGCCAG GAATATTCTGAGCTTCTAGATGAATTCATGTCCGCTGTCAAACAAGTCTACGGGGAGAAAGTCCTGATACAG TTTGAAGACTTCGCAAATCATAATGCTTTTGAGCTACTAGCAAAATACCGAAAAACTCATCTCGTCTTCAATGATGATATACAG GGGACAGCATCTGTTGTCCTTGCAGGAATTGTTTCAGCCTTGAAGTTAGTTGGTGGGACTTTAGCTGAGCACACGTTTTTGTTTCTTGGTGCTGGAGAG GCTGGTACAGGTATTGCTGAACTCATTGCTCTCGAGATGTCAAAACAG ACCAAAGCTCCAATTGAAGAGACTCGAAAGAAGATTTGGCTTGTAGACTCCAAG GGATTGATTGTGAAGTCTCGCAAAGAATCACTTCAGCATTTCAAGGAACCATGGGCACATGACCATGAACCTATTAGGAATCTCTTGGATGCTGTGAAGTCAATCAAGCCGACTGTACTGATTGGATCATCTGGAGTTGGGCAAACATTCACAAAAGAGGTCGTTGAGGCCATGTCTTCCTTTAATGAG AAACCTGTAATTCTTGCTCTATCGAATCCAACCTCCCAATCAGAGTGTACAGCCGAACAGGCATACAGCTGGAGTAAT GGCCGTGCAATTTTTGCTAGTGGAAGTCCATTTGATCCTGTAGAATTCAATGACAGAGTGTTTGTGTCTGGCCAG GCCAACAACGCTTACATATTCCCTGGATTTGGTCTGGGTTTGATCATGTCAGGTGCCATCCGTGTTCACGACGACATGTTATTAGCAGCAT CCGAGGCTCTAGCAGCAGAGGTGAGCCAAGAAAATTATGATAATGGTCTAATTTACCCACCATTTTCTGATATCAGAAAGATATCTGCTCAAATTGCTGCTAAAGTAGCTGCAAAGGCATATGAACTTG GTTTGGCAACTCGTCTCCCTCAGCCACTGAATCTTGTTCAGTATGCTGAGAGCTGTATGTACAGCCCAGACTACCGAAGTTACAGGTGA